A region of Mycoplasmopsis bovirhinis DNA encodes the following proteins:
- the map gene encoding type I methionyl aminopeptidase: MAITIKTKEQIEKITKSCQILAEVKQVVWDFIRPGVSLKEIDQLAFKEIIKRGAKPAFLGLYDFPATACISVNQELIHGIPSNYKVKDGDLISVDLGCIWEGYNSDSAFTKPIGKVTENDLKLINVAKGAFKVGLNAIKKGARIGDISYAIGQYIKKNNLYTPDEFSGHGIGLELHEDPYVPNDGKKGTGPLLRDGMVICIEPMITQSQGIKILKDGWTVVSKDNKNTAHYEHTVLIKDGKGIVLTKGI, from the coding sequence ATGGCAATTACAATTAAAACTAAAGAACAAATCGAGAAAATTACTAAAAGTTGTCAAATCTTGGCAGAAGTCAAACAAGTAGTTTGAGACTTTATAAGACCAGGGGTTTCTTTAAAAGAAATCGATCAATTAGCTTTTAAAGAAATTATAAAGCGGGGAGCAAAGCCAGCATTTCTAGGTTTATATGACTTCCCAGCAACAGCATGTATATCTGTTAATCAAGAATTGATCCATGGAATCCCATCAAATTATAAGGTTAAAGATGGTGATTTAATTAGTGTTGATTTAGGATGTATATGAGAAGGTTATAATAGTGATAGTGCTTTTACTAAACCAATTGGAAAAGTAACTGAAAATGACTTAAAACTAATTAACGTAGCTAAAGGAGCATTTAAAGTTGGATTAAATGCTATTAAAAAAGGAGCACGAATTGGTGATATCTCATATGCTATTGGTCAATATATTAAAAAGAACAATTTATATACACCAGATGAATTTTCAGGCCATGGCATTGGTTTAGAATTACACGAAGATCCTTACGTTCCAAATGATGGAAAAAAAGGAACTGGTCCATTACTGCGTGATGGAATGGTAATTTGTATTGAGCCAATGATTACACAAAGTCAAGGAATTAAGATTCTTAAAGATGGCTGAACTGTAGTAAGCAAGGATAATAAAAATACCGCTCACTATGAACATACTGTTTTAATTAAAGATGGCAAAGGAATTGTTCTTACGAAAGGAATTTAA
- the infA gene encoding translation initiation factor IF-1, which translates to MGKDAIKFKAIVKEAHTMDLYTVELEDNGAIIKAHISGKMRVHHIRILPGDTVDVELSPYDLTQGRIVYRHK; encoded by the coding sequence TTGGGAAAAGATGCAATAAAATTTAAAGCCATCGTTAAAGAAGCTCATACAATGGATTTATATACTGTTGAATTAGAAGATAACGGTGCAATTATTAAAGCTCATATTTCTGGTAAAATGCGTGTACATCACATTCGTATTTTACCTGGTGACACAGTTGATGTAGAACTTAGTCCTTATGATCTGACACAAGGACGCATTGTCTACAGACACAAATAA
- the rpmJ gene encoding 50S ribosomal protein L36 gives MKVRASVKKMCKDCKMIKRKGVNRVICVQPKHKQRQG, from the coding sequence ATGAAAGTTAGAGCAAGTGTAAAAAAAATGTGCAAAGACTGTAAAATGATCAAAAGAAAAGGTGTCAACCGTGTAATTTGTGTACAACCTAAACACAAACAAAGACAAGGTTAA
- the rpsM gene encoding 30S ribosomal protein S13 — MARILNVEIPNNKRIVISLTYIYGIGKSLAQEICKKAKINENSRVQDLSEEELSRIREEAKAYLTEGDLRRETTLNIKRLMEIKCYRGIRHRKGLPVRGQSTQKNARTRKGPRKTVAGKKGK, encoded by the coding sequence ATGGCTAGAATTCTAAATGTTGAAATTCCTAATAATAAACGTATTGTTATTTCATTAACTTACATTTATGGAATTGGAAAATCATTAGCACAAGAAATTTGCAAAAAAGCAAAGATTAACGAAAATTCAAGGGTTCAAGATTTATCTGAAGAAGAATTATCAAGAATTCGTGAAGAAGCAAAAGCTTACTTAACCGAAGGTGATTTACGTAGAGAAACAACTTTAAATATTAAACGTTTAATGGAAATTAAATGTTATCGTGGAATTAGACACCGTAAAGGTCTGCCAGTACGTGGGCAATCAACTCAAAAGAATGCTCGTACACGTAAAGGTCCTAGAAAAACTGTTGCAGGAAAGAAAGGTAAATAA
- the rpsK gene encoding 30S ribosomal protein S11 — MARKTKKKNIVSGVAHIHSTNQNTIVTFADEKGNVIAWSSSGAIGYKGTKKKTPYAAGLAAAAAAEAAKEHGIKSVKVELKGLGAGKDAAKKQIEVSGITVTEIKDVTPIPHNGTRPPKRILKRERARK, encoded by the coding sequence ATGGCTCGCAAAACTAAAAAGAAAAATATTGTTAGTGGTGTAGCTCACATACACTCGACTAACCAAAATACAATTGTTACCTTTGCAGATGAAAAAGGTAATGTTATTGCTTGAAGTTCATCAGGAGCTATTGGTTATAAAGGAACTAAGAAAAAAACTCCATATGCAGCAGGATTAGCAGCAGCAGCAGCAGCTGAAGCAGCTAAAGAACACGGAATTAAGTCAGTTAAAGTTGAACTAAAAGGTTTAGGCGCAGGTAAAGATGCAGCTAAAAAACAAATCGAAGTATCAGGGATTACAGTTACTGAAATAAAAGATGTTACACCTATTCCTCATAATGGGACACGCCCACCAAAACGTATTTTAAAACGTGAACGTGCTAGAAAATAA
- a CDS encoding DNA-directed RNA polymerase subunit alpha yields the protein MTDIKTFQPLLYREKLEYKEARQDEVTFTLSGLERGFGNTLGVALRRVLLSNITALAPFCVKISGVQHEFGAINGVIQDVPSIIMNLRQVRFTYDPQFVAADEIIKVKLRVSDVGKVTSKLIEVETPGVNVVDENIFIAETVKENVLRIEMYLRVGRGFIPFSENKDFINDPEILIKLSDLSDIASKNQAEFIAVDSDFSPIKKAKYETTDLNTSSAKIEEELEFSLQTDGSVSAKEAIRQASKILIGMFQVIGDVDNMQEVKIFEEEKKEEVQPIDDDLDISLLGLSVRSLNALRKIGKRKISQVAELTLEQLEVTKNLGRKSIDEIVEKLREHGYELAQGEEEK from the coding sequence ATGACTGACATTAAAACTTTTCAACCACTCTTATATAGAGAAAAACTTGAATATAAAGAAGCTCGTCAAGATGAAGTAACCTTTACTTTATCAGGACTTGAAAGAGGTTTTGGAAACACATTAGGAGTAGCTTTAAGAAGAGTATTATTATCCAATATTACTGCTTTAGCACCATTTTGTGTTAAAATCTCTGGAGTTCAACATGAATTTGGAGCAATTAATGGAGTAATTCAAGACGTTCCATCAATCATCATGAACTTAAGGCAAGTACGTTTCACTTACGACCCTCAATTTGTTGCTGCCGATGAAATTATTAAAGTAAAATTACGTGTAAGCGATGTAGGAAAAGTAACTTCAAAATTAATTGAAGTTGAAACTCCTGGAGTAAATGTAGTTGATGAAAACATTTTTATTGCCGAAACAGTTAAAGAAAATGTTTTAAGAATCGAAATGTACTTAAGAGTTGGACGAGGCTTTATTCCATTTAGTGAAAATAAAGACTTTATCAATGATCCAGAGATACTTATAAAACTTAGCGATCTTTCAGATATTGCAAGCAAAAATCAAGCTGAATTCATCGCAGTTGATTCAGACTTTTCGCCAATTAAAAAAGCTAAATATGAAACTACAGATTTAAATACTTCTTCAGCTAAAATAGAAGAAGAATTAGAATTTTCATTACAAACTGATGGAAGTGTTTCTGCTAAAGAAGCCATTAGGCAAGCATCAAAAATCTTAATTGGAATGTTCCAAGTAATTGGGGATGTTGACAATATGCAAGAAGTTAAGATTTTTGAAGAAGAAAAAAAAGAAGAAGTCCAACCAATTGACGACGATTTAGATATTTCACTTTTAGGATTGTCTGTTCGTTCGCTTAATGCCCTTAGGAAAATTGGAAAACGTAAAATTAGTCAAGTTGCAGAACTTACTCTTGAACAACTTGAAGTAACAAAAAACTTAGGTCGTAAGTCAATTGATGAGATTGTTGAGAAACTTAGAGAACATGGTTATGAATTAGCACAAGGAGAAGAAGAAAAATAA
- the rplQ gene encoding 50S ribosomal protein L17: MANPTQIYSRDTKWRTGVMRSLVSELYANGSITTTLTRAKEVRRHAERMIQKAKNPTLANRRMVAGYLRKLTVNTKGEEKELLKYLFDTIAPKYKDRNGGYTRIIRLPRRQGDSTRMAIIELV; encoded by the coding sequence ATGGCAAATCCAACACAAATTTATTCACGTGATACGAAATGAAGAACTGGTGTAATGCGTTCACTAGTAAGTGAACTTTATGCAAATGGGTCTATTACTACAACTTTAACTAGAGCAAAAGAAGTAAGAAGACATGCAGAAAGAATGATTCAAAAAGCAAAAAACCCTACTTTAGCTAACCGTCGTATGGTAGCTGGATACTTACGTAAACTAACAGTTAACACCAAAGGTGAAGAAAAAGAACTTTTAAAATATTTATTTGACACAATTGCACCGAAATACAAAGATCGTAACGGTGGATACACTAGAATTATTAGATTACCAAGACGTCAAGGTGATAGCACACGTATGGCAATCATTGAACTTGTTTAA
- a CDS encoding PTS glucose transporter subunit IIA encodes MRILNNLFKKKQQTIQQQIYPVFAGKIKLLDKVSKQTYDYSNLGPGFVIEFSSSSQTIIIKSPASGVLDLVFPSFNSYVIKTSDGIKVLVSLGIDTLKCPEAFEPLIEEGREVREGDALVKMDLNKLRALNLITDAIIVLLPESNVVKVEYDDFIEGSIVDLKQAILTVYK; translated from the coding sequence ATGCGTATATTAAATAATTTATTTAAAAAGAAGCAACAAACAATACAGCAACAAATTTATCCAGTTTTTGCTGGTAAAATTAAATTATTAGATAAAGTTTCTAAACAAACTTATGATTATAGTAATCTTGGTCCTGGGTTTGTAATTGAATTTAGTTCTTCTTCTCAAACTATTATTATTAAATCACCCGCAAGTGGTGTTTTAGATCTTGTTTTCCCTTCATTTAATTCATATGTAATTAAAACAAGTGATGGAATTAAAGTCTTAGTTTCATTAGGTATTGATACTTTAAAATGCCCTGAAGCTTTTGAACCTTTAATTGAAGAAGGCAGGGAAGTCAGGGAAGGGGATGCTTTAGTTAAGATGGATTTAAATAAACTTAGAGCTTTAAACTTAATCACTGATGCAATTATTGTCTTATTACCTGAAAGCAATGTTGTAAAGGTGGAATATGATGATTTTATCGAAGGTAGCATAGTTGATTTAAAACAAGCTATTTTAACTGTTTATAAATAA